Within Bacillota bacterium, the genomic segment CTGCTCGATCTGCCAATCATGCGGAAGGTCAAGTTTCCTCCATGTGCTGTCATCAAAACAAGGATTTTCAGCGCCGGCAACATCTCCTAAATTAAAACGCCAATTGTTGTCAATAGGAATTATGTTTCTTAAAAAACCCATCGATTCTTCACTCCTATTTAGATTTTGAATTTTTATTAATGTGATTTATTTCGGCTTCATTGTAAAATCATCCTGATTTATATATATTTTTTATATATATAATAATATAACATAGTTACAATTAGGATTAAATTCGTTTTTAAAAAATTTTTTGCTTTATATTATATCCTTTATTTTTATCTTTTGGGTAAAGAATTTAAAATATATTATTGTTATTTTAATTGAATAAGTTTATAATTAATACAATAATAAAACCAAGAAAACGGAGGGAAAATTTAACATGGCAGAATCAAAGATTACAATCAAAGGAATTCCGCAGAAAAAACCCCAGATAGTTGCTAAAGAAGGTGTTATATTAATTTTTAAAATAATTCCGGGCAAAACCCAAATAAGTGGTATGCCGGCTTATGAATCATATTGCAGAGTTTCTATAAATAAAAATTTATGGAAAAAGGTTTCAAAAGAAATAAAAGAGACAACCTACTATATACTCGAAGGTGTACCCAAAGCAAATGTGAATCCAAAAGGAATGCCTTTCATATCAGTATTATGCTCTGACATTAAGGTTGTAAACGGTCTTGTGGAGGATGAAAAAAATCCGGGTTCTTTTAAGTTCCCCGGCAGTCTTCCGGAAGATACTGATGAGGTCATCCCTATTTCATCTATAAGGATACCTGAAAATCTAAAAGAACCTAAAACCGCAAAAAAGAAGGCACTAGACTATTTTAAAAAACATGGGACTTTCAAGAGTCCTGTTGTTGTTAAAAAGGATACTATGACTCTCGTCTCAGGTTATGCAAACTATTTAATAGCTAAAGACTTGAACATTGAAATGGTGCCTGTGTCGTATAACCTTTTAACAGGAGCTAAATCTAAAGATGAGATAAAAATAAAAAATATAAAATGGTATATGCTTGAAGAGGTTACGGAAATCAATGTGAAAGACATTATATTAACAGAGGATATCCATCTTAATGTTCAAAATTTTATATTCAGTATTAATTTAAAAGAAATAGCTAAAACAATGGAAATAACTACTCCAATTGCCGTAAGACCTTTAGAGGGAGGAAAATATAGTCTAGTTATTGGTGCTGCAAGGTATTTTGCTGCCAAAATACTTGATATAGAAAAAATACCTGCAGTAATAACTGACATGTCACATGACGAATTTATGGGAGCTAGACTTTTGCGGTACCATAAAGTTGGAGGTAACAATAAAGCAAGGGCTCCAAAAGGGATTGAAGGTGAAACTCCTATTTCGTTAATAAAAGTTCCTGAATCCTTTTTAAAGACAAAGCCTAACCCTGCAAAGGTAAAAGAGACCATTGAGTATTATAGAAAACATGGCAAATTTGACAAACCGGTGGTTATTAGGGGGGATAATAATCTTTTGGTTGATGGATATAAAAGATATATCGCTGCAAAGGAAATGAACCTTACTTCTGTATGGACGGTAAAGTTGAAGTAAATGTTTGATGACAATTCAAATATAAGTTGCCACCCCAGTATTAAATCAGTTTTTACTCTAATATTAAATCACCAAAGAACTCGGGTCTATGAAAATCCGGGGATTCTACTTTAATGGGATTCCAGCAGCCGAAATGGGGAAATTTTGTTTCGTCACCGCATTTATAAAAATTCCCTTCAAGTCTGTAGCCTGGCCTGATGTTCAACTTACCAAAGTATCTTTCTATAAAGGTAAAGGGTATGGAATATTCCACAGCCCAAAATTTATTCTGTGATTCGCTATTATTGTAACTTTCGACTATATCTTTGGTTACTGATGTAGAAATTCCAAATATTTCAAAAGGGTTATCGAGTATTATTCTTTCCCTATCATACCTGTTATCACCTAATCCTAATAAAAGAGTACCTATAGAATTCATTTCAAAGTTAAAATACCTGCTGTCGGAATCAGGCTTTGGTTTTATGAAAAACTCAACACAACTATCTTTATATACATCATCATTC encodes:
- a CDS encoding ParB N-terminal domain-containing protein — translated: MAESKITIKGIPQKKPQIVAKEGVILIFKIIPGKTQISGMPAYESYCRVSINKNLWKKVSKEIKETTYYILEGVPKANVNPKGMPFISVLCSDIKVVNGLVEDEKNPGSFKFPGSLPEDTDEVIPISSIRIPENLKEPKTAKKKALDYFKKHGTFKSPVVVKKDTMTLVSGYANYLIAKDLNIEMVPVSYNLLTGAKSKDEIKIKNIKWYMLEEVTEINVKDIILTEDIHLNVQNFIFSINLKEIAKTMEITTPIAVRPLEGGKYSLVIGAARYFAAKILDIEKIPAVITDMSHDEFMGARLLRYHKVGGNNKARAPKGIEGETPISLIKVPESFLKTKPNPAKVKETIEYYRKHGKFDKPVVIRGDNNLLVDGYKRYIAAKEMNLTSVWTVKLK
- a CDS encoding carbohydrate-binding family 9-like protein, translated to MKKIYTVKKINLQVKPLQEAWKNVPVINIDNFPWDNNGYRPKTEAKLFYTDTHFHIFFKSWENEIKITYHNMNDDVYKDSCVEFFIKPKPDSDSRYFNFEMNSIGTLLLGLGDNRYDRERIILDNPFEIFGISTSVTKDIVESYNNSESQNKFWAVEYSIPFTFIERYFGKLNIRPGYRLEGNFYKCGDETKFPHFGCWNPIKVESPDFHRPEFFGDLILE